A single genomic interval of Spirosoma taeanense harbors:
- the atpG gene encoding ATP synthase F1 subunit gamma gives MASLKEVRSRIASVNSTQQITKAMKMVAAAKLRRAQDNITQLRPYAQKLSQMLGTISAGAEIASESPYKQARPVERVLIIVVTSDRGLCGAFNTNAVKGALALMEEKYPTQARLGHVEIMAIGKKGAEAFQRRGFKVNTNHVDAFSSLSFATVKAAAEEAMAGFANGRYDIVDVVYNEFRNAAVQFVRAEQMLPIVATQAPAGVAAPAINYTFEPSEEEIITELIPKTLKIQLYKAVLDSNASEHGARMTAMDKATENAGELLKELRLVYNRTRQAAITTEILEIVGGAEALASA, from the coding sequence ATGGCAAGTCTCAAAGAAGTACGCAGCCGAATTGCATCGGTAAACTCGACGCAGCAGATTACCAAAGCTATGAAAATGGTGGCGGCTGCTAAACTGCGCCGGGCACAGGATAACATTACGCAACTGCGCCCCTATGCCCAGAAGCTGAGCCAGATGCTGGGTACAATTTCGGCTGGGGCTGAAATTGCGTCAGAAAGTCCGTACAAACAGGCCCGGCCTGTTGAACGGGTTCTAATTATCGTCGTTACGTCGGACCGGGGTCTTTGCGGTGCGTTCAACACGAACGCCGTTAAAGGCGCGCTGGCGCTGATGGAAGAAAAATACCCAACGCAGGCTCGCCTGGGCCACGTTGAGATAATGGCCATCGGCAAAAAGGGGGCAGAAGCCTTCCAGCGCCGTGGTTTTAAAGTAAACACCAACCACGTCGATGCCTTTAGCTCGCTGAGTTTTGCTACCGTAAAGGCCGCAGCCGAAGAAGCCATGGCAGGCTTCGCCAATGGCCGTTACGATATAGTGGATGTAGTGTATAACGAATTCCGGAACGCAGCCGTGCAGTTTGTGCGGGCCGAGCAGATGCTCCCCATCGTAGCCACGCAGGCTCCGGCTGGTGTAGCGGCTCCGGCCATCAACTACACCTTCGAGCCTTCGGAAGAAGAAATCATTACGGAGCTGATTCCGAAAACGCTGAAGATTCAGCTGTACAAAGCCGTGCTGGACTCAAACGCATCGGAACACGGTGCGCGGATGACGGCCATGGACAAAGCGACTGAAAACGCCGGTGAACTATTGAAAGAACTGCGACTGGTTTACAACCGGACGCGTCAGGCGGCCATCACGACCGAGATCCTCGAAATCGTGGGTGGTGCCGAGGCCCTGGCAAGCGCCTAA
- a CDS encoding STAS domain-containing protein, translating to MSDSIVGLLRQKKNQILTLWMKNQLADGSLRDDLMSNAELRNQSEELLDTLTEVMTDETFTQLDDPALEPLFDLLAGISLSRARQGFTPRETGTYIFSLKAALLEILQHDRKNDLPLLLANTLQISKFIDNLGIRTFETFIQGREEVIIRQTDEMTDMMTPVVQIWDGILAMPLIGTLDSSRTLVVMENLLQEIVRTGSEIAILDISGVPTVDSMVAQHLIKTVNATRLMGAECIISGIRPEIAQTIVHLGIDLSYVITKATLASALKHAFTVMRLEVRKAGTTSFSN from the coding sequence ATGAGCGATTCCATCGTTGGCTTACTGCGCCAGAAAAAAAATCAAATCCTGACTTTGTGGATGAAAAACCAGCTGGCCGATGGTAGCCTGCGCGACGATCTGATGAGCAATGCCGAATTGCGAAACCAGTCGGAGGAGCTTCTGGACACGCTCACTGAGGTCATGACCGACGAAACCTTCACTCAGCTGGACGATCCGGCCCTGGAGCCCCTGTTCGATTTACTCGCCGGCATCTCCCTATCGCGTGCCAGACAGGGTTTTACCCCCCGGGAAACAGGCACTTATATTTTTAGCCTGAAAGCCGCCTTGCTGGAAATTCTACAGCACGACCGCAAAAACGATTTACCGCTGCTCTTGGCCAACACGCTGCAGATCAGCAAGTTTATTGATAATCTGGGTATTCGGACGTTCGAAACCTTTATTCAGGGCCGCGAAGAGGTTATTATCCGCCAGACGGATGAGATGACGGACATGATGACCCCCGTAGTGCAGATCTGGGATGGGATTCTGGCTATGCCGCTCATTGGTACACTGGACAGTTCGCGAACGCTGGTGGTCATGGAAAACCTGCTTCAGGAAATTGTTCGTACGGGTAGTGAAATCGCCATTCTAGACATATCGGGCGTTCCTACCGTCGATTCAATGGTGGCTCAGCACCTGATTAAAACCGTCAACGCCACCCGTCTTATGGGGGCCGAATGCATTATCAGCGGTATCCGCCCAGAAATTGCGCAGACTATTGTTCACCTGGGCATTGATCTGTCGTACGTAATCACTAAAGCCACGCTGGCCAGCGCGCTTAAGCATGCGTTTACCGTCATGCGGCTCGAAGTCCGTAAAGCAGGAACTACTTCCTTTTCTAACTGA